The Bacteroidota bacterium genome has a segment encoding these proteins:
- a CDS encoding sugar O-acetyltransferase, translating into MQTTAPSALDRLRAGLAHRGNDPGLIMIRQKARRLVREFNALPEDQRTARIRTLASLFGALGERTEIDAPIFCEYGQHVHVGDHFVAGPNCVLTDVGKITIGDRVRFGPGVHVYAVARPVNPGQRAEGLEQAAPVTIGDDVWIGGGSILNPGVTIGAGSTVGSGSVVLEDVPAGVFASGNPCRVVREL; encoded by the coding sequence ATGCAGACCACAGCTCCCTCGGCCCTCGACCGCCTGCGCGCCGGCCTCGCCCACCGCGGCAACGACCCCGGCCTGATCATGATCCGCCAGAAGGCGCGCCGGCTCGTCCGCGAGTTCAACGCGCTCCCGGAGGACCAGCGCACGGCGCGGATCCGCACGCTCGCCAGCCTCTTCGGTGCCCTCGGCGAGCGCACCGAGATCGACGCGCCGATCTTCTGCGAGTACGGGCAGCACGTCCACGTCGGCGACCACTTCGTCGCCGGGCCGAACTGCGTGCTGACGGACGTGGGCAAAATCACGATCGGTGACCGCGTGCGGTTCGGACCGGGCGTCCACGTCTACGCCGTCGCCCGGCCGGTAAACCCCGGCCAGCGGGCTGAGGGTCTCGAACAAGCCGCCCCGGTGACGATCGGCGACGACGTGTGGATCGGCGGCGGGTCGATCCTGAACCCCGGCGTTACGATTGGCGCGGGCTCGACGGTTGGTTCGGGCAGCGTGGTGCTCGAAGACGTGCCGGCGGGCGTCTTCGCCTCGGGCAACCCCTGCCGCGTGGTGCGCGAGTTGTAG